In uncultured Cohaesibacter sp., a genomic segment contains:
- a CDS encoding ABC transporter permease yields MATEQTMRKLFAVCTVVLVIVVLWYGAAIRMNAKWAYDQAARAKVELSFSDLVKDTWAQERPVLPAPHQVAAELWDSTVMKKVTSKRSLIFHGWITLEATLLGFLVGTLLGILLSVGIIYIRAMDMSVMPWAIASQTIPILAIAPMIIVVLNSVGIQGLIPKAIISAYLSFFPVLVGMVKGLRAPDHMQLDLLKTYNASRSDAFYKLRLPSSVPYLFTSMKVGIAASLVGTIVGELPTGAIRGLGARLLTGSYYGQTIQMWAALFAAALLAAGLVALVGLAEKSVLKKMGMVR; encoded by the coding sequence ATGGCGACGGAGCAGACAATGCGTAAGCTCTTTGCCGTTTGCACGGTCGTGCTGGTGATTGTGGTGCTCTGGTATGGCGCTGCTATCAGGATGAATGCCAAATGGGCCTATGACCAGGCGGCCCGCGCCAAGGTGGAGCTATCCTTTTCCGATCTGGTCAAGGACACCTGGGCGCAGGAGCGCCCGGTTCTACCTGCGCCGCATCAGGTGGCGGCGGAACTGTGGGACAGCACGGTGATGAAGAAGGTCACCTCCAAGCGCTCGCTGATCTTTCACGGCTGGATCACGCTTGAGGCGACCCTGCTGGGCTTCCTGGTCGGCACACTGCTCGGAATCCTGCTGTCTGTCGGCATCATCTATATTCGCGCCATGGACATGAGCGTCATGCCATGGGCCATTGCTTCCCAGACCATTCCCATTCTCGCCATTGCGCCAATGATCATCGTGGTCCTGAACTCGGTCGGCATTCAGGGGCTGATCCCCAAGGCGATCATTTCGGCCTATTTGAGCTTCTTCCCGGTTCTGGTCGGTATGGTGAAGGGTCTGAGAGCACCCGATCACATGCAGTTGGATCTCTTGAAAACCTACAACGCCTCAAGAAGTGACGCCTTCTACAAGCTGCGCCTGCCATCCTCCGTGCCCTATCTCTTCACCTCAATGAAGGTGGGCATTGCCGCCTCGCTCGTCGGCACCATCGTCGGCGAGCTGCCAACCGGCGCCATTCGCGGGTTGGGCGCCCGGCTGCTGACCGGTTCCTACTATGGCCAGACGATCCAGATGTGGGCCGCTCTCTTTGCTGCCGCCCTGTTGGCTGCTGGCCTCG
- a CDS encoding ABC transporter ATP-binding protein — protein sequence MKVISAKDLCLTFQTNDGPVHALKDVNLQIDKGDFVSFIGPSGCGKTTFLRAIAALENPTSGELRVNGTTPELARKDRAYGYVFQAAGLYPWRTIARNIKLPLEIMGFTKAEQKKRVERVLKLVDLEGFGNKFPWQLSGGMQQRASIARALSFDADILLMDEPFGALDEIVRDHLNEQLLKLWSSTGKTIGFVTHSIPEAVYLSTKIVVMSPRPGCITDVIDSTLPKERPLSIRDSKDFIDIAHRVREGLRAGHGDGADNA from the coding sequence ATGAAAGTTATTTCTGCCAAGGACCTCTGTCTGACGTTTCAGACCAATGATGGACCGGTCCATGCGCTCAAGGATGTCAACCTTCAGATCGACAAGGGCGACTTTGTCAGTTTCATCGGCCCGTCCGGCTGCGGCAAGACGACCTTTCTGCGCGCCATCGCTGCCTTGGAAAATCCCACATCGGGCGAGTTGAGGGTCAATGGAACCACGCCAGAGCTGGCGCGCAAGGATCGTGCCTATGGCTATGTCTTTCAGGCTGCCGGGCTCTATCCGTGGCGGACCATTGCCCGCAACATCAAGCTGCCACTGGAGATCATGGGCTTCACCAAGGCCGAGCAGAAGAAGCGCGTCGAACGGGTGCTCAAGCTGGTGGATCTGGAAGGCTTTGGCAACAAGTTTCCATGGCAGCTGTCGGGCGGCATGCAGCAGCGAGCGTCGATCGCCCGGGCACTGTCGTTTGATGCCGATATCCTGCTGATGGATGAGCCTTTCGGGGCGCTCGATGAAATCGTCCGCGACCACCTCAACGAACAGCTTTTGAAACTCTGGTCCAGCACCGGCAAGACCATCGGCTTCGTTACCCATTCCATCCCCGAGGCCGTCTATCTCTCCACCAAGATTGTGGTCATGAGCCCGCGTCCGGGTTGCATCACCGACGTGATCGACAGCACACTGCCCAAGGAACGCCCGCTGTCCATTCGTGACAGCAAGGACTTCATCGATATCGCCCATCGTGTTCGCGAGGGCCTGAGGGCCGGGCATGGCGACGGAGCAGACAATGCGTAA